Proteins encoded within one genomic window of Camelina sativa cultivar DH55 chromosome 19, Cs, whole genome shotgun sequence:
- the LOC104764213 gene encoding 26S protease regulatory subunit 6A homolog A-like, translated as MATPMVEDTTSFEEDQLASMSTEDIARATRLLDNEIRILKEDTQRTNLECDSYKEKIKENQEKIKLNKQLPYLVGNIVEILEMNPEDDAEEDGANIDLDSQRKGKCVVLKTSTRQTIFLPVVGLVDPDSLKPGDLVGVNKDSYLILDTLPSEYDSRVKAMEVDEKPTEDYNDIGGLEKQIQELVEAIVLPMTHKERFEKLGVRPPKGVLLYGPPGTGKTLMARACAAQTNATFLKLAGPQLVQMFIGDGAKLVRDAFQLAKEKAPCIIFIDEIDAIGTKRFDSEVSGDREVQRTMLELLNQLDGFSSDERIKVIAATNRADILDPALMRSGRLDRKIEFPHPTEEARARILQIHSRKMNVHPDVNFEELARSTDDFNGAQLKAVCVEAGMLALRRDATEVNHEDFNEGIIQVQAKKKASLNYYA; from the exons ATGGCTACTCCTATGGTTGAAGACACGACCAGCTTCGAAGAGGATCAGCTCGCCTCCATGTCCACCGAAGATATCGCCAGAGCTACTCGTCTCCTCGACAACGAGATTCGAATTCTCAAG GAAGATACACAAAGAACAAATCTAGAATGCGATTCTTATAAGGAGAAGATAAAGGAGAACCAGGAGAAGATTAAACTCAACAAGCAGCTCCCTTATTTGGTTGGCAACATTGTGGAG ATTCTGGAGATGAATCCGGAAGATGATGCTGAGGAAGACGGCGCAAATATTGATCTTGACTCCCAACGGAAAGGAAAATGTGTTGTGTTGAAAACGTCTACACGGCAG ACCATCTTTCTACCAGTGGTTGGACTTGTGGACCCTGATAGTTTGAAACCTGGTGACTTGGTTGGAGTTAATAAAGATAGCTACTTGATTCTGGATACCTTGCCATCCGAGTATGATTCTAGGGTTAAAGCCATGGAGGTAGATGAAAAGCCAACCGAAGATTACAATGACATTGGAGGATTGGAGAAGCAG ATTCAAGAGCTTGTAGAGGCAATTGTGCTTCCCATGACACACAAGGAACGTTTTGAGAAGCTGGGTGTTCGTCCACCAAAGGGAGTGCTCTTGTATGGTCCTCCAGGGACTGGTAAAACTTTAATGGCTCGTGCCTGCGCAGCACAGACCAATGCCACCTTCCTTAAATTGGCAGGCCCTCAATTGGTTCAG ATGTTCATTGGAGACGGAGCAAAGCTTGTCCGTGATGCCTTTCAACTTGCCAAAGAGAAAGCTCCGTGCATTATCTTCATAGATGAAATCGATGCCATTGGTACAAAGCGTTTCGACAG TGAAGTCAGTGGAGACAGAGAAGTGCAAAGAACTATGCTGGAGTTGCTCAATCAACTTGATGGATTCAGCAGCGATGAACGAATTAAG GTGATTGCAGCCACTAACCGTGCAGATATTCTGGACCCAGCCCTCATGCGTTCTGGTCGACTAGACAGAAAAATAGAGTTCCCACACCCAACAGAAGAAGCAAGAGCCAGGATCTTGCAG ATTCACTCGAGGAAGATGAATGTGCACCCAGACGTCAACTTTGAGGAGCTTGCAAGATCAACCGATGATTTCAATGGAGCTCAGCTGAAAGCAGTGTGTGTAGAGGCTGGTATGTTAGCTCTTCGCCGTGATGCCACAGAG GTGAACCATGAGGACTTCAATGAAGGTATCATCCAAGTCCAGGCCAAGAAGAAAGCAAGCTTGAACTACTATGCCTGA
- the LOC104764214 gene encoding translationally controlled tumor protein 2-like isoform X1, with protein sequence MLVYQDILTGDELLSDSFPYKELENGMLWEVEGKWVVKGAMDFDIGANPSAEEGGEDEGVDDQAEKVVDIIDTFRLQEQPSFDKKQFVMFMKRYIKQLSPKLDSEKLELFKKHIESATKFLMSKLKDFQFFVGESMDGEEGSLVFAYYREGATDPTFLYLACGLKEIKC encoded by the exons ATGTTGGTTTACCAAGATATTCTTACAG GCGATGAGCTTCTCTCTGATTCCTTTCCTTACAAGGAACTCGAAAACGGCATGTTATGGGAAGTTGAAGGAAAG TGGGTTGTGAAAGGAGCTATGGATTTTGACATTGGTGCGAATCCATCGGCTGAAGAAGGCGGTGAAGACGAAGGAGTCGATGATCAAGCTGAGAAGGTTGTTGATATCATTGATACTTTTAGGCTTCAG GAGCAACCATCGTTTGATAAGAAACAGTTTGTGATGTTCATGAAAAGATACATTAAGCAACTAAGCCCTAAGCTGGACTCGGAAAAGCTAGAGCTCTTCAAGAAACACATTGAGAGTGCCACCAAATTTTTGATGTCAAAGCTCAAAGACTTCCAATT CTTTGTGGGAGAGAGCATGGACGGAGAAGAAGGGAGCTTGGTGTTTGCTTACTACAGAGAAGGAGCCACTGATCCTACTTTCCTCTACTTAGCCTGCGGCTTGAAGGAGATCAAGTGCTGA
- the LOC104764214 gene encoding translationally controlled tumor protein 2-like isoform X2 has translation MLVYQDILTGDELLSDSFPYKELENGMLWEVEGKWVVKGAMDFDIGANPSAEEGGEDEGVDDQAEKEQPSFDKKQFVMFMKRYIKQLSPKLDSEKLELFKKHIESATKFLMSKLKDFQFFVGESMDGEEGSLVFAYYREGATDPTFLYLACGLKEIKC, from the exons ATGTTGGTTTACCAAGATATTCTTACAG GCGATGAGCTTCTCTCTGATTCCTTTCCTTACAAGGAACTCGAAAACGGCATGTTATGGGAAGTTGAAGGAAAG TGGGTTGTGAAAGGAGCTATGGATTTTGACATTGGTGCGAATCCATCGGCTGAAGAAGGCGGTGAAGACGAAGGAGTCGATGATCAAGCTGAGAAG GAGCAACCATCGTTTGATAAGAAACAGTTTGTGATGTTCATGAAAAGATACATTAAGCAACTAAGCCCTAAGCTGGACTCGGAAAAGCTAGAGCTCTTCAAGAAACACATTGAGAGTGCCACCAAATTTTTGATGTCAAAGCTCAAAGACTTCCAATT CTTTGTGGGAGAGAGCATGGACGGAGAAGAAGGGAGCTTGGTGTTTGCTTACTACAGAGAAGGAGCCACTGATCCTACTTTCCTCTACTTAGCCTGCGGCTTGAAGGAGATCAAGTGCTGA
- the LOC104764215 gene encoding uncharacterized protein LOC104764215 — MGLGNKGNKFNFGDNDLADEGSGADGDEGDGFGSVSCSICLEAVVKNGDRAWANLQCDHQFHLDCIGSAFNAKGVMQCPNCRKVEKGQWLYANGCRSYPEFNVEDWVHEEDIYDIGAYSELSFGVHWCPFGSSARLPSFEDGEFTPSSYHDLLGQQGYYSEPAAPTAGHPCPYVTYFGPVHSSSSSSGGTAGVSDSSSFSSHWNTGSSVSGEVPTPYGFPVDPHYHGWEYHPPPPPPPQHFAASGIPTPPTPPSASARTSRANGSDVIRTRPPHFMRPFHGHSSSGRAGSSVASVPRTPAFPGSNARTRDRMQALQAYYQQSSAQSHQQDSPIVSRGPVFPSGRRSTRGIASGMGSTSSSSDQAGGSGFIRFNIWERDPYMQSQQSYPVNQMEREQNIWTTSFNEGSGSFHQRHGGGGGSS; from the exons ATGGGTTTAGGTAATAAAGGTAACAAATTCAATTTCGGCGATAATGATCTCGCCGACGAAGGTAGTGGTGCCGATGGCGACGAAGGTGAtggttttggttcggtttcgtGTTCGATTTGTCTCGAGGCTGTTGTTAAAAACGGCGATCGAGCCTGGGCTAATCTTCAATGTGACCATCAGTTCCATCTAG aCTGTATTGGTTCAGCATTCAATGCAAAGGGCGTGATGCAATGCCCCAACTGTCGGAAAGTTGAAAAGGGCCAGTGGCTTTATGCAAACGGTTGTCGTTCATATCCTGAATTCAATGTCGAGGATTGGGTTCATGAAGAAGATATTTATGATATTGGAGCGTACTCTGAATTG TCTTTTGGAGTTCACTGGTGCCCATTTGGAAGCTCAGCACGTCTTCCTTCTTTCGA GGATGGAGAATTTACGCCGAGTTCAT ATCACGATCTCTTGGGACAGCAAGGTTACTATTCTGAACCAGCAGCGCCAACCGCAGGTCATCCATGTCCATATGTAACCTACTTTGGCCCGGTTCATTCGTCTTCCTCAAGCAGCGGTGGTACTGCAGGCGTTTCAGACAGCTCAAGTTTCAGTAGTCACTGGAACACAGGCTCTTCGGTCTCTGGTGAAGTTCCAACTCCTTATGGTTTCCCTGTGGATCCGCACTATCACGGCTGGGAATATCATCCGCCTCCACCCCCACCGCCACAGCATTTCGCTGCTTCTGGCATTCCAACTCCGCCCACGCCTCCATCAGCCTCTGCGAGGACTTCCCGAGCTAACGGCTCAGATGTGATCAGAACCAGACCGCCACATTTCATGCGTCCATTTCATGGTCACAG TTCAAGTGGTAGAGCGGGTAGTTCAGTGGCATCAGTTCCGAGGACACCAGCATTTCCAGGAAGCAACGCTCGTACCCGAGACAGAATGCAAGCTCTTCAAGCCTATTACCAACAGTCGTCTGCACAGTCGCACCAGCAGGATTCGCCTATAGTGTCTCGAGGGCCTGTGTTCCCATCTGGCCGGAGGTCCACTAGAGGAATAGCTTCCGGGATGGGatcaacttcatcttcttcggatCAGGCAGGGGGGAGCGGTTTTATCCGGTTTAACATATGGGAGAGAGATCCTTATATGCAATCGCAACAATCCTACCCGGTTAATCAGATggagagagaacaaaacattTGGACAACTTCATTCAACGAAGGGTCTGGAAGCTTCCATCAGAGgcacggtggtggaggaggatcaTCGTAA
- the LOC104764216 gene encoding uncharacterized protein LOC104764216: MAESKTKLEEIRKWVSDHKLRTVGCLWLSGITGSIAYNWSQPAMKTSVKIIHARLHAQALTLAALAGAAVVEYYDHKTEATNRYPKFLPPENISHKD, translated from the exons ATGGCGGAATCAAAGACCAAACTCGAAGAAATCAGAAAATGGGTCTCCGATCACAAGCTTCGTACCGTCG GTTGTTTATGGCTCAGTGGTATTACCGGTTCTATCGCCTATAACTGGTCTCAACCTGCCATGAAAACCAGTGTCAAGATTATCCACGCCAG GTTGCACGCTCAGGCACTGACCTTAGCTGCTTTGGCTGGAGCAGCTGTGGTAGAGTACTATGACCACAAAACTGAAGCTACCAACCGATATCCGAAATTTCTGCCCCCGGAAAACATATCTCACAAAGACTAA
- the LOC104764217 gene encoding 60S ribosomal protein L22-2: MSRGSAAVAKGKKKGVSFSIDCSKPVDDKIMEIASLEKFLQERIKVGGKAGALGDSVTITREKSKITVTSDGQFSKRYLKYLTKKYLKKHNVRDWLRVIAANKDRNLYELRYFNIAENEGEEED; the protein is encoded by the exons ATGAGTCGTGGAAGTGCAGCTGTTGCCAAGGGAAAGAAGAAGGGAGTTTCCTTCTCCATTGATTGTTCCAAGCCTGTGGATGACAAGATCATGGAGATTGCTTCCCTTGAGAAGTTCCTTCAGGAGAGGATCAAGGTCGGTGGCAAAGCTGGTGCTCTTGGTGATTCAGTCACTATCACCCGTGAGAAGAGCAAGATCACTGTCACTTCTGATGGCCAATTCTCCAAGAG gTATTTGAAGTACTTGACAAAGAAGTACTTGAAGAAGCACAATGTGAGAGATTGGCTCAGAGTGATTGCAGCGAACAAGGACCGTAATCTCTATGAGTTGAGGTACTTCAACATTGCTGAGAACGAGGGAGAGGAGGAAGACTAA
- the LOC104767337 gene encoding putative B3 domain-containing protein At1g78640 — translation MVPCGIRSEGLVMNTQDDTPPSSPTTSRLLDLFPCESVVVLDLFPCQGGEFACRVPPSVTRNETGVSLAYFRNMPGVERDIMNATELTLSIEADIWKIKKTLTTSDVGSQTRLLIPKEPANEHILKYLTEEEIKLVEDEGHQGLKITVFDSKDRTTRQLCFKRWTSAGSYVLNNNWNKDFVQRKKLKAGETIGLFWNPYASRLHLRVL, via the coding sequence ATGGTGCCTTGTGGTATAAGAAGCGAAGGATTGGTAATGAACACACAAGATGATACACCTCCATCGTCTCCAACAACGTCACGTCTTCTCGATCTCTTTCCTTGCGAAAGTGTAGTTGTTCTTGATCTCTTTCCTTGCCAAGGTGGAGAGTTTGCATGTAGGGTTCCTCCATCTGTCACAAGAAACGAAACAGGAGTTAGCCTCGCATACTTCAGAAACATGCCAGGGGTAGAGAGAGATATAATGAATGCAACAGAGTTAACTCTCTCGATAGAAGCAGATATAtggaaaatcaagaaaacactCACCACGAGCGACGTCGGTAGTCAGACACGGCTTCTTATTCCAAAGGAACCTGCGAATGAGCATATTCTGAAATACCTgacagaagaagagatcaaattAGTGGAAGACGAAGGCCATCAGGGGCTAAAAATCACCGTGTTCGATAGTAAAGACAGAACTACGCGTCAGCTGTGTTTCAAGAGATGGACTTCAGCTGGAAGCTATGTATTGAATAACAATTGGAACAAGGATTTTGttcaaagaaagaaactgaaagcAGGCGAGACGATTGGACTCTTTTGGAATCCTTATGCTTCAAGGCTCCACCTTCGCGTGCTTTGA
- the LOC104764218 gene encoding uncharacterized protein LOC104764218, whose protein sequence is METQQKTQAENPPPKPATSSCRKMAKDDASFIEDVKDHIDEFINASMDDHKNCFNKTIKKMFGLSRAVAEKHEAEAKGVESFLPLQTTVSDQ, encoded by the exons ATGGAGACGCAGCAGAAAACTCAAGCTGAGAACCCGCCGCCAAAACCGGCCACGTCTTCATGTAGAAAGATGGCAAAAGATGATGCCAGCTTCATAGAAGACGTTAAGGATCACATCGATGAATTCATCAATGCTTCTATGGATGATCACAAGAACTGTTTCAACAAGACCATCAAGAAG atgtTTGGATTATCAAGGGCTGTTGCAGAGAAGCATGAAGCTGAGGCTAAAGGAGTAGAGAGTTTTTTGCCTCTTCAGACAACAGTCTCGGATCAGTAG